A window of the Arthrobacter sp. Marseille-P9274 genome harbors these coding sequences:
- a CDS encoding TetR/AcrR family transcriptional regulator has product MASAKDRILDSFEDILIKEGERAATMDAVAAAAGVSKGGLLYHFPSKEAMVEGLCQRLEALTEDDAVKIGAAPEGAARYYVRTSHYVDSPLDRAIVAVARLVQQGHPAAAHAFSRIQDLWLKALEEALGSRPLAQAVKLMGDGLYYSATFFSGNAQPADVTEVEMEALLEQVDALVARN; this is encoded by the coding sequence ATGGCCAGCGCGAAAGACCGGATCCTCGACAGCTTTGAAGACATCCTCATCAAAGAGGGTGAACGGGCCGCCACCATGGACGCGGTAGCCGCCGCGGCCGGAGTCTCCAAGGGCGGGCTGCTCTACCACTTCCCGTCCAAGGAAGCGATGGTGGAAGGACTGTGCCAGCGGCTCGAGGCGCTGACCGAAGACGACGCCGTGAAGATCGGCGCCGCGCCCGAAGGCGCCGCGCGCTACTACGTGCGGACCTCGCACTACGTGGATTCACCCCTGGACCGGGCGATCGTCGCGGTGGCCCGGCTGGTGCAGCAGGGCCACCCGGCGGCCGCGCATGCCTTCTCGCGGATCCAGGACCTGTGGCTGAAGGCGCTCGAGGAAGCCCTGGGCAGCCGGCCGCTGGCCCAGGCGGTCAAGCTGATGGGGGACGGGCTGTACTACAGCGCGACGTTCTTCTCCGGTAACGCCCAGCCTGCCGACGTCACCGAGGTGGAAATGGAAGCGCTGCTCGAGCAGGTCGACGCGCTCGTGGCGCGCAATTAA
- a CDS encoding mannitol dehydrogenase family protein — protein sequence MSALNAVTLPQLASQLAIPSYDRSKLRAGIVHFGVGGFHRAHQAMYLDRLMNAGKALDWAICGVGVMPSDAAMKKAMADQDCLYTLVVKNPDGTREARVIGSIIEYLLAPEDPEAVIEKMASEQTRIVSLTITEGGYNFHHVTGEFDAANPAVAADLAPGATPSTTFGLVTEAVARRRQRGLPPLTIMSCDNIQGNGDMARRMFTAFARLKDPELGEWMDANISFPNSMVDRITPVTTDEDRASIAQEFGVEDAWPVVCEDFEQWALEDHFTQGRPPFDEAGVQLVEDVEPYELMKLRLLNASHQGQCYFGYLAGYRYAHEVCQDRTFARFLLDYMDREATPTLQPVPGIDLDAYKHKLIARFSNEYVRDTLTRLCAESSDRIPKWLVPVIRENLKNDGEIHRSAAIVASWARYAEGTDEQGEPIAVVDRLKDSLMAAAARNREDKLAFIAQREVFGDLVDNESFVEAYTAALDSLHERGARATVEELVAGS from the coding sequence ATGTCCGCGCTCAACGCCGTAACCCTGCCGCAGCTAGCCTCTCAGCTGGCCATCCCTTCCTATGACCGGAGCAAGCTGAGAGCCGGAATCGTGCATTTCGGTGTCGGCGGGTTCCACCGGGCGCACCAGGCGATGTACCTGGACCGCCTGATGAACGCCGGCAAGGCCCTCGACTGGGCCATCTGCGGGGTGGGCGTGATGCCCTCGGACGCGGCGATGAAGAAGGCCATGGCGGACCAGGACTGCCTCTACACCCTGGTGGTCAAGAACCCGGACGGCACCCGCGAGGCCCGCGTGATCGGCTCGATCATCGAATACCTGCTGGCGCCGGAGGACCCGGAGGCGGTGATCGAGAAGATGGCCTCGGAGCAGACCCGGATCGTCTCGCTGACCATCACCGAGGGCGGCTACAACTTCCACCACGTCACCGGAGAGTTCGACGCGGCCAACCCCGCCGTGGCCGCGGACCTGGCGCCGGGGGCCACGCCGTCGACCACCTTCGGACTGGTCACCGAGGCCGTAGCTAGGCGGCGGCAGCGCGGCCTGCCGCCGCTGACCATCATGTCCTGCGACAACATCCAGGGCAATGGGGACATGGCCCGCAGGATGTTCACCGCCTTCGCCCGCCTGAAGGACCCGGAGCTGGGGGAATGGATGGACGCCAACATCTCCTTCCCCAACTCCATGGTGGACCGGATCACCCCGGTGACCACGGACGAGGACCGGGCCTCCATCGCCCAGGAGTTCGGCGTTGAGGACGCCTGGCCGGTGGTCTGCGAGGACTTCGAGCAGTGGGCGCTGGAGGACCACTTCACCCAGGGCCGGCCGCCCTTCGACGAGGCCGGCGTCCAGCTGGTGGAGGACGTGGAGCCCTACGAGCTGATGAAGCTGCGGCTGCTCAACGCCAGCCACCAGGGCCAGTGCTACTTCGGCTACCTGGCCGGCTACCGCTACGCCCACGAGGTCTGCCAGGACCGGACGTTCGCCCGGTTCCTGCTCGATTACATGGACCGGGAGGCCACGCCCACCCTGCAGCCCGTGCCCGGAATCGACCTGGACGCCTACAAGCACAAGCTGATCGCGCGTTTCTCCAACGAGTACGTCCGGGACACCCTAACCCGGCTCTGCGCGGAGAGCTCGGACCGCATCCCCAAGTGGCTGGTGCCGGTGATCCGGGAGAACCTCAAGAACGACGGCGAGATCCACCGTTCCGCGGCGATCGTCGCCTCGTGGGCGCGCTACGCGGAAGGAACCGACGAGCAAGGCGAGCCGATCGCCGTCGTCGACCGGTTGAAGGACTCGCTGATGGCCGCGGCGGCCCGGAACCGCGAGGACAAGCTGGCCTTCATCGCCCAGCGGGAGGTGTTCGGCGACCTCGTGGACAACGAGAGCTTCGTCGAGGCCTATACCGCGGCCCTGGATTCCCTGCACGAGCGCGGCGCCCGCGCGACCGTCGAGGAACTGGTGGCCGGAAGCTAG
- a CDS encoding cation-translocating P-type ATPase gives MTHETDTWVAGEAGPSRLVELEIEGMTCASCVNRVERKLGKIEGVHASVNLPLESAQVTVPAGITDQQLVETVNATGYRARVKAAGHADRAESAEHAEHAGPMDHLDDAGTEDHMAHGGTARQLRPRLWVAALLTVPVVVISMVPGAQFPHWGWAALALSAPVVFWAAWPFHRAAAVNARHLASTMDTLVSIGVLAAFLFSAWQLAMDPMMTAQQHSGMAEGALYFETAAVIVTFLLLGRYLEANAKQKAGDALKALLSLGAKEATVLRDGAEVQVAAEQLVPGDLIVVRPGEKIATDGYVVEGRSAVDTSLITGESVPVDVEADDAVTGATINTSGRLLVRATRVGSDTTLAQMGRLVSQAQAGKAPIARLADRISSVFVPIVLAIAALTFVLWLVFAGDLQSAFTAAVTVLVIACPCALGLATPTALLTGTGRASQLGILIKGPQILEDTRHVDTILLDKTGTVTTGKQSVSSVAALNGHAEADVLWLGAAVEAGSEHPIARAVVAAAQERGAVLPALSDFHSAAGGGVRGTVSANDGGNVTVVAGRSKWLEENGIAPDEEQLAAFRAQQEAGATAVWVAVDGAVAGIVSLKDTVKPGSAAAVARLKELGLRPALLTGDNAAVAAQVAAAVGIAPEDVQADVLPEGKVAAVKQLQAEGRTVAMVGDGVNDAAALAQADLGIAMGAGTDVAIEAADITVMGSELGQVVQSIELSRRTLSTIKGNLFWAFAYNTLGIPIAALGLLNPMVAGAAMAASSVLVVANSLRLRRFAR, from the coding sequence ATGACCCACGAAACGGACACATGGGTGGCAGGCGAGGCGGGGCCGTCGCGCCTGGTCGAACTCGAGATCGAGGGCATGACCTGCGCCTCCTGCGTGAACCGCGTGGAACGCAAGCTCGGCAAGATCGAGGGCGTGCACGCGAGCGTGAACCTGCCGCTTGAATCGGCGCAGGTGACGGTGCCCGCGGGCATCACGGACCAGCAGCTGGTCGAGACCGTGAACGCCACGGGCTACCGGGCGCGGGTCAAGGCGGCAGGGCACGCGGACCGCGCCGAGTCCGCCGAGCACGCCGAGCACGCCGGGCCAATGGACCACCTGGACGATGCCGGAACCGAAGACCACATGGCCCACGGCGGCACCGCCCGGCAGCTCCGCCCGCGGCTCTGGGTCGCGGCGCTGCTGACCGTGCCCGTCGTCGTGATCTCCATGGTGCCCGGCGCGCAGTTCCCGCACTGGGGCTGGGCGGCCTTGGCGCTCTCGGCCCCCGTGGTGTTCTGGGCCGCCTGGCCGTTCCACCGCGCCGCCGCCGTCAACGCCCGCCATCTGGCCTCCACCATGGACACCCTGGTTTCCATCGGCGTGCTCGCGGCGTTCCTCTTCTCGGCGTGGCAACTGGCCATGGATCCGATGATGACCGCGCAGCAGCATTCCGGCATGGCGGAGGGAGCCTTGTATTTCGAGACGGCCGCCGTCATCGTTACCTTCCTCCTGCTGGGCCGCTACCTGGAGGCGAACGCCAAGCAGAAGGCCGGCGACGCGCTGAAGGCGCTGCTCAGCCTGGGCGCCAAGGAGGCCACCGTGCTGCGCGACGGCGCGGAGGTCCAGGTCGCCGCGGAGCAACTGGTGCCGGGCGACCTGATCGTGGTCCGGCCGGGCGAGAAGATCGCGACGGACGGCTACGTCGTGGAGGGCCGCTCCGCCGTCGACACCTCCCTCATCACCGGCGAGTCCGTTCCGGTGGATGTGGAGGCGGACGACGCCGTCACGGGCGCGACCATCAACACCTCCGGCCGGCTGCTGGTGCGGGCCACCCGCGTCGGCTCGGATACCACGCTGGCGCAGATGGGGCGGCTGGTGAGCCAGGCGCAGGCCGGCAAGGCGCCAATCGCACGGCTGGCGGACCGAATCAGCTCGGTATTCGTGCCGATCGTGCTGGCCATCGCCGCGCTCACGTTCGTCCTGTGGCTGGTCTTCGCGGGCGACCTGCAGTCCGCTTTTACGGCCGCCGTCACCGTGCTGGTGATCGCGTGCCCCTGTGCGCTGGGGCTGGCCACGCCGACCGCACTGCTGACCGGCACGGGCCGGGCGTCGCAGCTGGGCATCCTGATCAAGGGCCCGCAGATCCTCGAGGACACCCGGCATGTGGACACGATCCTGCTGGACAAGACCGGCACGGTCACCACCGGCAAGCAGTCGGTCAGTTCCGTGGCGGCGCTGAACGGGCATGCCGAGGCGGACGTGCTATGGCTCGGGGCCGCGGTAGAGGCCGGGTCGGAGCACCCGATCGCCCGCGCGGTGGTCGCCGCGGCACAGGAGCGCGGGGCGGTGCTGCCGGCGCTCTCCGATTTCCACAGCGCGGCCGGGGGCGGCGTGCGCGGCACCGTTTCCGCGAACGACGGCGGGAACGTCACCGTGGTGGCGGGGCGGAGCAAGTGGCTGGAGGAGAACGGCATCGCCCCGGACGAGGAACAGCTGGCGGCCTTCCGGGCGCAGCAGGAGGCGGGCGCGACGGCCGTCTGGGTTGCCGTGGACGGCGCCGTGGCCGGCATCGTCAGCCTGAAGGACACCGTCAAGCCGGGCTCGGCCGCCGCCGTCGCGCGGCTGAAGGAGCTCGGCCTGCGGCCGGCCCTGCTGACCGGTGACAACGCCGCAGTGGCCGCCCAGGTGGCCGCCGCCGTCGGTATTGCCCCCGAGGACGTGCAGGCCGACGTCCTGCCGGAAGGCAAGGTCGCGGCGGTGAAGCAGCTGCAGGCCGAGGGCCGGACCGTGGCGATGGTGGGCGACGGCGTGAACGACGCGGCGGCGCTGGCACAGGCGGACCTCGGGATCGCCATGGGCGCGGGCACGGACGTGGCGATCGAGGCCGCCGACATCACCGTGATGGGCAGCGAGCTCGGCCAGGTGGTGCAGTCCATCGAGCTCAGCCGCAGGACGCTGTCCACGATCAAGGGCAACCTGTTCTGGGCGTTCGCCTACAACACGCTCGGCATCCCCATCGCGGCACTGGGCCTGCTGAACCCGATGGTCGCCGGGGCCGCAATGGCCGCCAGCTCGGTGCTGGTGGTGGCCAACTCGCTGCGGCTGCGCAGGTTCGCCCGGTAG
- a CDS encoding low molecular weight phosphatase family protein: MATPTDRPSVLFVCSSNSGKSPMAAGLMEKLAGGTVEVHSCGTKPGTAVNPESAAALLEKGVDISANTPTAVTEEAQRSADVVVILGTNARLDEVPGTRYERWEIDEPSLRDIHGMERMRLVRDEIDARVHRLYEELTAE; the protein is encoded by the coding sequence ATGGCTACGCCCACCGACAGACCCAGCGTCCTTTTCGTCTGCTCGTCCAACAGCGGCAAGTCCCCGATGGCCGCGGGCCTGATGGAGAAGCTGGCCGGTGGAACGGTCGAGGTGCACTCCTGCGGCACCAAGCCGGGGACGGCCGTCAACCCGGAATCGGCCGCGGCGCTGCTCGAGAAGGGCGTCGACATCAGCGCGAACACCCCCACCGCGGTGACGGAGGAAGCGCAGCGCTCCGCCGACGTCGTCGTCATCCTCGGCACGAACGCCCGGTTGGATGAGGTGCCCGGGACCCGCTACGAGCGGTGGGAGATCGACGAGCCGAGCCTCCGCGACATCCACGGCATGGAACGGATGCGCCTGGTCCGCGACGAGATCGATGCCCGGGTCCACCGCCTCTACGAGGAGCTCACCGCGGAGTAG
- a CDS encoding DUF2277 domain-containing protein, with protein MCRNIRQLHNFEPSATNAEIEAAALQFVRKVSGSNKPSKANEQAFNEAVHEIAHITQHLLDSLVTTAPPKNRDDEAAKAKARAAVRYGT; from the coding sequence ATGTGCCGCAACATCCGCCAGCTCCACAACTTCGAGCCGTCCGCCACGAACGCCGAGATTGAAGCCGCCGCCCTGCAGTTTGTGCGCAAGGTCAGCGGCAGCAACAAGCCCTCCAAGGCGAACGAGCAGGCCTTCAACGAGGCCGTCCACGAGATCGCGCACATCACGCAGCACCTGCTCGACTCGCTCGTCACGACGGCGCCGCCGAAGAACCGGGATGACGAGGCGGCGAAGGCCAAGGCCCGCGCCGCCGTCCGCTACGGCACCTAG
- the trxB gene encoding thioredoxin-disulfide reductase, with translation MDTDKLIIIGSGPAGYTAAVYAARAGLAPRVIAGAVTAGGALMNTTEVENFPGFPDGIQGPELMEQMRSQAERFGAVIEYDDVSTVSLKGHVKEVATMGGNTYTAPAVILATGSAYKELGLPEEKMLSGHGVSWCATCDGFFFRDQDIIVVGGGDSAMEEALFLTRFGKSVTVVVRRDTLRASKIMAMRARDNEKIRFAYNSAVTAIHGDTKVTGVTLTDTVSGATRDLPASGLFVAIGHLPRTDLVKGQVELDDEGYIKVDSPTTCTNLDGVFACGDAVDHRYRQAITAAGTGCSAALDAERYLAALDDADSIATALVEAETHA, from the coding sequence ATGGACACTGACAAGCTGATCATCATAGGATCCGGACCGGCGGGCTACACCGCCGCCGTCTACGCCGCGCGGGCCGGGCTGGCGCCGCGGGTGATCGCCGGCGCGGTCACGGCCGGCGGCGCGCTGATGAACACCACCGAGGTGGAGAATTTCCCCGGCTTCCCGGACGGCATCCAAGGTCCGGAGCTGATGGAGCAGATGCGCTCCCAGGCAGAGAGATTCGGTGCCGTGATTGAGTACGACGACGTTTCCACCGTCTCGCTCAAGGGGCACGTCAAGGAGGTGGCCACCATGGGCGGGAACACCTACACCGCGCCGGCCGTCATCCTTGCCACCGGTTCGGCGTACAAGGAGCTGGGGCTGCCGGAGGAGAAGATGCTCTCCGGCCACGGGGTGTCCTGGTGCGCCACCTGCGACGGGTTCTTCTTCCGCGACCAGGACATCATCGTGGTCGGCGGCGGCGACTCCGCGATGGAAGAGGCTCTCTTCCTGACCCGCTTCGGAAAGAGCGTCACGGTCGTGGTCCGCCGCGACACCCTCCGGGCGTCGAAGATCATGGCCATGCGGGCCCGCGACAACGAGAAGATCCGCTTCGCCTACAACAGCGCCGTCACCGCCATCCACGGGGACACCAAGGTCACCGGCGTGACCCTGACGGACACCGTCAGCGGCGCCACCCGGGACCTGCCCGCCTCGGGCCTGTTCGTCGCGATCGGCCACCTGCCGCGCACCGACCTGGTCAAGGGCCAGGTCGAGCTCGACGACGAGGGCTACATCAAGGTGGACTCCCCCACCACCTGCACCAACCTGGACGGCGTCTTCGCCTGCGGCGACGCCGTGGACCACCGCTACCGCCAGGCCATCACCGCCGCCGGCACCGGGTGCTCCGCCGCCTTGGACGCCGAACGTTATCTGGCGGCCCTGGACGACGCCGACAGCATCGCCACCGCGCTCGTCGAAGCGGAGACGCACGCCTGA
- a CDS encoding MFS transporter, which produces MDIKSRIEAAPMKRTQIGIIAVCAALYMIDGFDVLVMAFSANAVSEYWGLSAGQLGMLLSSALVGMALGSIFVSTIADIIGRRKTLLLGATVVALGMLASAFVPSYGLLVVLRFITGLAVGTLQATANVLASEFANAKRRSTSLALVSIGQPIGGVVGGLITGVLIQAYGWRAAFMFGAVITLVMIPIIWRAVPESIDYLLVRRPANALERVNKVLARIEQPAVSLLPDAAPAPAKKKSRFADVLTGTNARRTILISLSYFVLMASFYFANSWTPKLVTASGFSQQDGINAGVLFSVGAIVGAVTLGFFGARFPMRKVLAVFFILGGLTFGAFSLSTGSLAGALLAAFLVGFGSNAPIAGMLAISPTYYSSEVRGTALGLVIGMGRVGSIASPIIAGALMDGGWQPTDLYFLFIVPMLLGAAFISMLGKPVLAVAAPAGESERDDHELSASR; this is translated from the coding sequence ATGGATATCAAGTCGCGGATCGAAGCCGCCCCCATGAAGCGGACGCAGATCGGCATTATCGCCGTCTGCGCCGCCCTGTACATGATCGACGGCTTCGACGTTCTCGTCATGGCGTTCAGCGCCAACGCCGTCTCCGAGTACTGGGGCCTGAGCGCCGGACAGCTGGGCATGCTGCTCAGCTCCGCCCTGGTCGGCATGGCCCTCGGTTCGATCTTCGTTTCCACGATTGCGGACATCATCGGCCGCCGGAAGACCCTCCTGCTGGGCGCCACCGTCGTCGCGCTCGGCATGCTGGCCTCAGCCTTCGTGCCCAGTTACGGACTGCTGGTCGTGCTGCGCTTCATCACCGGCCTGGCGGTAGGAACCCTGCAGGCCACCGCCAACGTGCTGGCCTCCGAGTTCGCCAACGCCAAGCGCCGCTCCACCTCGCTGGCCCTGGTCAGCATCGGCCAGCCCATCGGCGGCGTGGTCGGCGGCCTGATTACCGGTGTCCTGATCCAGGCCTACGGGTGGCGCGCGGCCTTCATGTTCGGCGCCGTCATCACGCTGGTCATGATCCCGATCATCTGGCGCGCCGTGCCGGAATCGATCGACTACCTGCTGGTCCGCCGCCCGGCCAACGCCCTGGAGCGCGTCAACAAGGTACTGGCCCGCATCGAGCAGCCGGCCGTCTCCCTGCTGCCCGATGCCGCCCCGGCCCCCGCGAAGAAGAAGTCCCGCTTCGCCGACGTGCTCACCGGCACCAACGCCCGCCGCACCATCCTGATTTCGCTGAGCTACTTCGTCCTGATGGCCAGCTTCTACTTCGCCAACTCCTGGACCCCGAAGCTGGTCACCGCCAGCGGCTTCAGCCAGCAGGACGGCATCAACGCGGGCGTGCTCTTCAGCGTCGGCGCGATCGTCGGGGCCGTGACCCTCGGCTTCTTCGGCGCGCGCTTCCCGATGCGCAAGGTCCTCGCCGTCTTCTTCATCCTCGGCGGCCTGACCTTCGGCGCGTTCTCGCTCTCCACCGGGTCCCTGGCCGGCGCCCTGCTGGCGGCGTTCCTGGTGGGCTTCGGCTCCAACGCCCCGATCGCCGGCATGCTGGCCATCAGCCCGACCTACTACTCCTCCGAGGTCCGCGGCACCGCGCTGGGCCTGGTCATCGGCATGGGCCGGGTCGGGTCCATCGCCTCGCCGATTATCGCCGGCGCGCTGATGGACGGCGGCTGGCAGCCGACGGATCTGTACTTCCTGTTCATCGTCCCGATGCTGCTCGGCGCGGCGTTCATCTCGATGCTGGGCAAGCCGGTGCTGGCTGTCGCGGCCCCGGCTGGTGAGTCCGAGCGCGATGACCACGAACTCAGCGCAAGCCGCTGA
- a CDS encoding arsenate reductase ArsC, with translation MTEPSSHTPVVLFVCDHNAGRSQIAAAYLNHLGRGALVAKSAGSRPSAEVHPAVVEAMAEDGLDISAETPKELTDEALQDANMVITLAGSEAVRVIPGRKYEDWQLRHPDNDSLSHVRPLRDDIKARIQELLSELLPAVHPDAN, from the coding sequence ATGACCGAGCCCAGCAGCCACACGCCCGTCGTCCTCTTTGTCTGCGACCACAACGCCGGCCGCTCGCAGATCGCCGCGGCCTACCTAAACCACCTCGGCCGCGGCGCCCTCGTGGCCAAGTCGGCCGGGTCGCGGCCCTCCGCCGAGGTTCATCCCGCCGTCGTGGAGGCGATGGCGGAGGACGGACTCGACATTTCCGCGGAGACACCCAAGGAGCTCACCGACGAGGCGCTCCAGGACGCCAACATGGTCATCACACTGGCCGGCAGCGAGGCCGTGCGCGTGATCCCGGGACGCAAGTACGAGGACTGGCAGCTCCGGCATCCTGACAACGATTCGCTGTCGCACGTCAGGCCGCTGCGCGACGACATCAAGGCCCGCATCCAGGAGCTGCTCTCCGAACTGCTTCCGGCCGTCCACCCCGACGCCAACTAA
- a CDS encoding heavy-metal-associated domain-containing protein, translating to MSTITKVSIDGMTCGHCIAAVTEELTAIEGVQEVAIELNKGGISTATVQSAGQLDPEQVGEAVAEAGYLVVADEA from the coding sequence ATGAGCACCATTACCAAAGTCAGCATCGACGGCATGACCTGTGGCCACTGCATTGCGGCCGTCACCGAGGAACTCACCGCGATCGAGGGCGTCCAAGAGGTTGCGATCGAGCTGAACAAGGGCGGGATTTCCACCGCCACCGTCCAGTCCGCGGGCCAACTGGATCCGGAACAGGTCGGCGAGGCCGTGGCAGAAGCCGGCTACCTCGTGGTTGCGGACGAGGCGTAG
- a CDS encoding metal-sensitive transcriptional regulator, whose translation MNPEPAAVDTEAEALAHAEASAVDPHVGHAYTTDKAAYQRRLKRIEGQVRGIARMVDEDKYCIDILTQVAAVNKALHAVSIGLLEDHISHCVVGAAKESEASADPAIVQEKVKEATDAIGRLLR comes from the coding sequence ATGAACCCGGAACCGGCCGCCGTCGACACCGAAGCGGAAGCCCTCGCACACGCGGAGGCGTCCGCCGTCGACCCCCACGTCGGCCATGCCTACACGACGGACAAGGCGGCGTACCAGCGCCGGCTGAAGCGGATCGAAGGCCAGGTGCGCGGCATTGCGCGGATGGTCGATGAGGACAAGTACTGCATCGACATCCTGACGCAGGTGGCCGCCGTCAACAAGGCGCTGCACGCCGTGAGCATCGGGCTGCTCGAGGACCACATCTCGCACTGCGTCGTCGGAGCGGCCAAGGAATCCGAGGCCTCCGCGGACCCCGCAATCGTGCAGGAGAAGGTCAAGGAAGCCACGGACGCCATCGGCCGTCTGCTCCGCTGA
- a CDS encoding MFS transporter produces the protein MLTITQRAGRKEWTALAVLMLPVLLVAVDNTVLSFALPAISLDFNTSGTTLLWIIDIYPLVLAGLLVAMGSLGDRFGRRRMLMIGAAGFAALSAVAAFSPSAELLVAARAGLGIFGSMLMPATLSLIRNIFGDRGQRRLAIAIWAAGFSAGAALGPLLGGFLLEHFHWGAVFLLAVPVLVLMLALTPAFVPESRDPSPGGVDVVSIALSIATMLPVVYAIKNLANDGGLPATLASAAVGLASGWLFTRRQLSRTSPMLDVRLFAVRPFTGAVLVNLLAIFSLVGFLYFVSQHLQLVLGLGPLEAGLVLLPGLAVTIAAGLLAVPLVRRIQPHLVVSGALLLSAAAYWMVASSEDGSAGWLMLAFVVLGAGVGASETLSNDLILSSVPAAKSGAASAVSETAYEVGSVFGTALLGSILVSSYRDNVELPAGLDPEQAAAAGETLGGAINTAADLPARSADALLDSAFRAFDSGVSITAGIAAVLMLAAAWLAFRTLRGVQA, from the coding sequence ATGCTCACGATCACCCAACGCGCCGGCCGCAAGGAGTGGACCGCCCTGGCGGTGCTCATGCTGCCCGTCCTACTGGTCGCCGTCGACAACACGGTCCTCAGCTTCGCCCTGCCGGCCATTTCGCTGGACTTCAACACCAGCGGCACCACGCTGCTGTGGATCATCGACATCTACCCGCTGGTGCTGGCCGGACTGCTGGTCGCGATGGGCAGCCTGGGCGACCGCTTCGGCCGCCGGCGGATGCTGATGATCGGCGCGGCCGGGTTCGCAGCCCTGTCGGCGGTCGCCGCGTTCTCCCCCAGCGCCGAGCTGCTCGTCGCGGCGCGGGCCGGACTGGGCATCTTCGGCTCCATGCTGATGCCGGCCACGCTGTCGCTGATCCGCAACATCTTCGGTGACCGCGGCCAGCGCCGGCTGGCCATCGCGATCTGGGCGGCCGGCTTCTCCGCCGGTGCCGCCCTGGGCCCGCTGCTCGGAGGCTTCCTGCTGGAGCACTTCCACTGGGGCGCGGTCTTCCTGCTCGCCGTGCCCGTACTGGTGCTCATGCTCGCGCTGACCCCGGCGTTCGTGCCCGAGTCCCGCGATCCATCGCCGGGCGGCGTGGACGTGGTCAGCATCGCGCTCTCGATCGCTACCATGCTGCCCGTCGTCTACGCCATCAAAAACCTGGCCAACGACGGTGGCTTGCCCGCAACCCTGGCGAGCGCCGCCGTCGGGCTGGCCTCCGGCTGGCTGTTCACGCGGCGCCAGCTCTCCCGCACGAGTCCGATGCTGGACGTGCGCCTCTTTGCGGTGCGGCCGTTCACCGGCGCGGTGCTGGTCAACCTGCTGGCCATCTTCTCGCTGGTGGGCTTCCTCTACTTCGTCTCGCAGCACCTGCAGCTGGTGCTCGGGCTCGGCCCGCTGGAGGCGGGGCTGGTGCTGCTGCCCGGCCTCGCGGTGACGATTGCGGCCGGCCTGCTCGCCGTGCCGCTGGTCCGGCGGATCCAGCCGCATCTGGTGGTCTCCGGCGCCCTGCTGCTTTCGGCCGCGGCCTACTGGATGGTGGCTTCCTCCGAGGACGGCTCGGCCGGGTGGCTAATGCTGGCCTTCGTCGTGCTGGGAGCGGGCGTCGGCGCCTCCGAGACCCTGTCCAACGATTTAATCCTCTCCAGCGTGCCCGCAGCCAAGTCCGGTGCCGCCTCCGCGGTCTCGGAGACGGCCTACGAGGTCGGCTCCGTGTTCGGAACGGCACTGCTGGGCAGCATCCTGGTGTCCTCGTACCGCGACAACGTCGAACTGCCGGCCGGCCTGGACCCGGAACAGGCGGCGGCTGCCGGCGAAACATTGGGCGGCGCGATCAATACCGCGGCCGACCTCCCGGCGCGGAGCGCAGACGCCCTGCTGGACTCGGCCTTCCGGGCCTTCGACAGCGGTGTGTCGATCACCGCGGGCATCGCCGCCGTGCTGATGCTGGCCGCGGCCTGGCTGGCCTTCCGGACCCTGCGGGGCGTCCAGGCCTGA
- a CDS encoding VOC family protein: MARMIFPNLPVTDLAKATDFYTGLGFEKNPQYSNDVCSAIVVSDSIVVMLLQQEFFKGFLADGDTPHLTSDAKEVLNCLSCDSREEVDSLVQKARDSGGTVYHPAEEGTPGMYAASVADPDGHIWELLYMSPEAMAGQEG, translated from the coding sequence ATGGCACGCATGATCTTCCCGAACCTCCCCGTGACCGACCTGGCCAAGGCCACGGACTTCTACACCGGCCTGGGCTTCGAGAAAAACCCGCAGTACAGCAATGACGTCTGCTCCGCCATCGTCGTCTCGGACAGCATCGTGGTGATGCTGCTGCAGCAGGAGTTCTTCAAGGGTTTCCTGGCCGACGGCGACACTCCGCACCTGACGTCGGACGCCAAGGAGGTGCTCAACTGCCTCAGCTGCGACTCCCGCGAGGAGGTGGACAGCCTGGTGCAGAAGGCCCGGGACAGCGGCGGGACGGTGTACCACCCGGCCGAGGAGGGCACCCCCGGCATGTACGCCGCCTCGGTGGCCGATCCGGACGGCCACATCTGGGAGCTGCTCTACATGTCCCCCGAGGCCATGGCCGGACAAGAAGGCTGA